Proteins from one Pseudodesulfovibrio hydrargyri genomic window:
- a CDS encoding DinB family protein: MQASFISAQELVRAVLGVVGECFDGAQDRGAFLVPGQGGLLALLDGLSASQASTPVAGESIATHALHLAFSLDAFTDWIEGTRDKEYDWESSWTVSTVNEREWLAVRRRMADQAGRLREVIERRAPVDPEAAWSAAGVLAHTAYHLGAVQVKADVLSNGH, encoded by the coding sequence ATGCAAGCGTCTTTCATCTCCGCGCAGGAATTGGTCCGGGCCGTCCTCGGCGTGGTCGGGGAATGCTTTGACGGCGCACAGGACCGGGGCGCTTTCCTGGTCCCGGGACAAGGCGGCCTGCTCGCCCTGCTCGACGGGTTGTCCGCAAGCCAGGCATCGACCCCGGTCGCGGGCGAATCCATAGCCACCCACGCCCTGCACCTGGCCTTCAGCCTGGACGCCTTCACCGACTGGATAGAGGGAACGCGGGACAAGGAGTACGATTGGGAATCCAGCTGGACCGTGTCCACCGTGAACGAACGGGAATGGCTCGCCGTTCGCCGGAGGATGGCCGATCAGGCCGGGAGATTGCGGGAGGTCATCGAACGCCGCGCGCCCGTGGACCCGGAGGCGGCCTGGAGCGCGGCCGGGGTGCTGGCGCACACGGCCTATCATCTGGGCGCCGTCCAGGTGAAGGCGGACGTCCTCTCCAACGGCCATTAG
- a CDS encoding efflux RND transporter permease subunit — protein MLSKFFLDRPVFAWVIAIIIMTLGALMIYVMPISQYPPIAPPSISIESFYTGASAETVENTVTQIIEQKMTGLDGMLYLTGTSSSSGQSRIELTFTPGTDPDLAWTKVQNKLQLATASLPDSVQRFGIKVSKSTRNYLIIIGLISRDGSMSSEDLRDYAQSNLEKVLARVPGVGEVESFGTQYAMRVWVNPDRLTNYSLTMDDVITALRNYNVEVSAGQLGGTPAEKGQRINAPIVVQHLLQTPDEFASIPIRSNQDGSVIRIRDIARTELGTERYDVDARYNGVPSAAMAIRQAAGANALDTANAIKAKLKELSAYFPVGMEVVYPYDTTPFTVVAIEEVVNTLFEAVLLVFVIMYVFMGSIRATLIPTIAVPVVLLGTFAVLGLFGFSINMLTMFAMVLAIGLLVDDAIVVVENVERIMAEEGLSPREATAKSMDEITSALIGIGLVLSAVFGPMAFFQGSTGVLYRQFSITIIASMLLSVLVALILTPVLCATFLKPTEKGHGPATNAIFFMRPFFRWFESVFTKTRRLYVELVHHSFSRKIPYLMFYALLVAAVGFLFMRMSTSYIPDEDQGILLVQATLPSGSTLEQTTAIMDEVQKYFMENEQDVIESIMPIAGVSFGGQGQNMAFGFVKLKPWEERNDPTMSVPSLAGRAMRAFSKIKGASVYAFPPPPVVELGMASGFDFELLDMGGLGHQKFMEARNQLLGMAAQDPRLARVRPNGIEDAPQYYVDVDWGKAGALGVPISSIHTTLSAAFGGSYVNDFVQAGRVKKVYVQADSPYRMLPTDLEKLYVRNDEGTMVPFSSFATGRWATGSPKLERYNAFPSFNIWGEAAPGHSTGEAMTAMEEIVRKLPEGIGYDWTGLSYQERMATSQGPILYVFSIFVIFLCVAALYESWTIPVVNLLMLPLGVFGAIVATSLRGLHNDVYFQIGFLTTLGLSTKNAILIIQFIKERMGHGEGLIDATLGAVKTRFRPVLMTSLAFFFGVLPLALNRGAGAGAMNAIGTAVCGGMMSATFIDLVFIPLFFVLIYGLFKGKNNPSG, from the coding sequence ATGCTGTCGAAATTCTTTCTTGACCGTCCGGTCTTCGCCTGGGTCATCGCCATCATCATCATGACGCTCGGCGCGCTCATGATCTATGTAATGCCGATCTCGCAGTATCCGCCCATCGCTCCGCCCTCCATCTCGATCGAGTCCTTCTACACCGGCGCTTCGGCGGAGACCGTCGAAAACACGGTCACCCAGATCATCGAGCAGAAGATGACCGGCCTGGACGGCATGCTCTATCTGACCGGTACGAGCTCCTCTTCTGGCCAGTCGCGCATCGAATTGACCTTTACCCCGGGCACCGATCCGGACCTTGCCTGGACCAAGGTGCAGAACAAGCTGCAACTGGCCACGGCCAGCCTGCCCGACTCGGTGCAGCGCTTCGGCATCAAGGTCAGCAAATCCACCCGAAACTACCTGATCATCATCGGGCTCATTTCGAGAGACGGGAGCATGAGCAGCGAGGACCTGCGGGACTACGCCCAGTCCAACCTGGAAAAGGTCCTGGCCCGCGTCCCCGGCGTGGGCGAGGTGGAGAGCTTCGGCACCCAGTACGCCATGCGCGTATGGGTCAATCCCGACCGCCTGACCAACTACAGCCTGACCATGGACGACGTCATCACGGCCTTGCGGAACTACAACGTCGAGGTTTCGGCCGGACAGCTGGGCGGCACGCCGGCCGAAAAGGGGCAGCGCATCAACGCCCCCATCGTGGTGCAGCACCTGTTGCAGACCCCGGATGAATTCGCCTCCATCCCCATCCGCTCCAATCAGGACGGCTCGGTAATCCGCATCAGGGACATCGCCCGCACCGAATTGGGAACCGAGCGCTACGACGTCGACGCCCGCTACAACGGCGTCCCCTCGGCGGCCATGGCCATCCGCCAGGCCGCAGGGGCCAACGCCCTGGACACGGCCAACGCCATCAAGGCGAAACTCAAGGAGCTGAGCGCCTACTTCCCCGTCGGGATGGAAGTGGTCTACCCCTACGACACCACACCGTTTACCGTGGTGGCCATCGAGGAGGTGGTCAACACCCTGTTCGAGGCCGTACTCCTGGTCTTTGTCATCATGTACGTCTTCATGGGGAGTATCCGGGCGACCCTGATCCCGACCATCGCCGTACCGGTGGTTCTTTTGGGAACCTTCGCCGTGCTCGGGCTTTTCGGCTTTTCCATCAACATGCTGACCATGTTCGCCATGGTCCTGGCTATCGGCCTATTGGTGGACGACGCCATCGTCGTGGTCGAGAACGTGGAACGGATCATGGCCGAGGAAGGGCTCTCGCCACGGGAGGCCACGGCCAAATCCATGGACGAAATCACCAGCGCCCTGATCGGCATCGGGCTGGTGCTGTCCGCGGTCTTCGGCCCCATGGCCTTTTTTCAGGGCTCCACAGGCGTGCTCTACCGTCAGTTTTCCATCACCATCATCGCCTCCATGCTCCTTTCGGTGCTCGTGGCCCTGATCCTGACCCCGGTGCTGTGCGCGACGTTCCTCAAACCCACGGAAAAAGGGCACGGCCCCGCGACCAACGCGATCTTCTTCATGCGCCCGTTCTTCCGCTGGTTCGAGAGCGTCTTCACCAAGACCAGAAGACTGTATGTTGAACTCGTCCACCATTCCTTCTCGCGAAAGATCCCGTACCTGATGTTCTACGCCCTGCTCGTGGCGGCCGTGGGCTTTTTGTTCATGCGCATGTCCACCTCCTATATCCCGGATGAGGACCAGGGCATCCTGCTGGTTCAGGCCACGCTTCCCTCGGGTTCCACCTTGGAGCAGACCACGGCGATCATGGACGAAGTCCAGAAATACTTCATGGAAAACGAACAGGACGTGATCGAGTCCATCATGCCCATCGCCGGTGTCTCGTTCGGCGGTCAGGGGCAGAATATGGCCTTTGGCTTCGTCAAGCTCAAGCCGTGGGAGGAACGCAACGATCCCACCATGTCGGTCCCCAGTCTTGCGGGCAGGGCCATGCGGGCCTTTTCCAAGATCAAGGGTGCCTCCGTGTACGCCTTCCCGCCGCCCCCGGTGGTGGAGTTGGGCATGGCGTCGGGATTCGACTTCGAGCTGCTGGACATGGGAGGCCTGGGACATCAGAAATTCATGGAGGCCCGCAATCAGCTCCTGGGCATGGCCGCACAGGACCCCCGACTGGCCCGGGTCCGGCCCAACGGTATCGAGGACGCCCCGCAGTACTACGTCGATGTCGACTGGGGAAAGGCGGGCGCCCTGGGCGTGCCCATCTCGTCCATTCACACGACCCTGTCCGCGGCCTTCGGCGGTTCCTACGTCAACGACTTCGTCCAGGCCGGACGGGTCAAGAAGGTCTATGTCCAGGCGGATTCCCCCTACCGCATGCTGCCGACGGACCTTGAGAAGCTCTACGTCCGCAACGACGAGGGCACCATGGTTCCCTTCTCCTCCTTCGCCACCGGCCGGTGGGCCACGGGATCGCCGAAACTGGAACGCTACAACGCCTTCCCGTCCTTCAACATCTGGGGCGAAGCCGCGCCCGGTCACAGCACCGGCGAGGCCATGACGGCCATGGAGGAAATCGTCCGCAAACTGCCTGAGGGCATCGGCTACGACTGGACCGGCCTCTCCTATCAGGAGCGCATGGCCACGTCACAGGGACCAATACTCTATGTCTTCTCCATCTTCGTCATCTTCCTCTGCGTGGCCGCTCTGTACGAGAGTTGGACCATCCCCGTCGTCAACCTGTTGATGCTCCCGCTGGGCGTGTTCGGTGCCATCGTGGCCACCTCGCTGCGCGGGCTGCACAATGACGTCTACTTCCAGATCGGCTTCCTGACCACGTTGGGCCTTTCGACGAAAAACGCGATCTTGATCATTCAGTTCATCAAGGAGCGCATGGGACACGGCGAGGGCCTCATTGATGCGACCCTGGGCGCGGTCAAGACCCGGTTCCGGCCGGTGCTCATGACGTCTCTGGCCTTCTTCTTCGGCGTTTTGCCCCTGGCCCTCAACAGAGGGGCCGGCGCCGGTGCCATGAACGCCATCGGTACGGCGGTCTGCGGCGGCATGATGTCCGCGACGTTCATCGACCTCGTATTCATTCCCCTGTTCTTCGTGCTGATTTACGGCCTGTTCAAGGGAAAGAATAATCCATCCGGTTAG
- a CDS encoding efflux RND transporter periplasmic adaptor subunit: MASYGIINNTARFKLLSTLFLAVSLLFGCNDGADTAMPASTSRQVSTVAIHRQAVTLTMELSGRTTPFRIAEIRPRISGLIQRRLFTEGSDVKEGEVLYLIDPAPFQAEYNNALAGLKQAQAQLQSVGSKAERYEKLLEAKTVSQQDYDDAASALNELNARIRSLQASLEVARINLGYTKITAPIPGRIGKSSVTDGAIVTAYQSTALTSIQQLDPIYVDVPQSTTELLRIRNSVGKGQFKSNSQQPEVQLILEDGTLYPHEGTLQFSDVTVDQTTGTVTLRAIFPNPDKTLLPGMFVKAVVQEGVDEQAILVPQQGVSRDHRGDPYALIVDDESKVQLRRLVLDRAIDGDWLVVSGLVPGDRVIVEGLQRLQPGTEVKATPFNPAQGQAATPAPDAQPRKQGAGAE, from the coding sequence ATGGCCTCTTACGGAATAATAAACAATACGGCTCGATTCAAACTGCTCTCAACACTGTTTCTGGCCGTTTCCCTTCTCTTCGGGTGCAACGATGGCGCGGATACGGCGATGCCCGCATCAACAAGCCGCCAGGTCAGCACGGTCGCGATACACAGGCAGGCGGTCACGCTGACCATGGAACTGTCCGGGCGTACCACCCCCTTTCGCATAGCGGAGATTCGTCCGCGCATCAGCGGACTGATCCAGCGGCGCCTGTTCACGGAAGGCTCCGACGTCAAGGAAGGAGAGGTCCTCTACCTGATCGACCCCGCTCCCTTCCAGGCGGAGTACAACAACGCGCTGGCGGGACTCAAGCAGGCCCAGGCCCAACTTCAGTCCGTAGGCTCCAAGGCGGAACGCTACGAAAAGCTTCTGGAGGCCAAGACCGTAAGCCAGCAGGACTACGATGATGCCGCCTCCGCTCTGAATGAACTCAACGCCAGGATCAGGTCGTTGCAGGCGTCCCTGGAAGTCGCCCGCATAAACCTGGGATACACCAAAATCACCGCCCCTATTCCCGGCCGCATCGGCAAGTCCTCCGTCACGGACGGGGCCATTGTCACGGCCTATCAAAGTACCGCCCTGACCTCCATCCAGCAGCTCGACCCCATTTATGTGGATGTTCCCCAGTCCACCACGGAACTGCTGCGTATCCGGAACAGCGTCGGGAAGGGGCAATTCAAATCGAATTCGCAACAACCCGAGGTCCAACTTATCTTGGAAGACGGCACCCTTTATCCCCACGAGGGAACGTTGCAGTTCAGCGACGTCACGGTGGATCAGACCACCGGGACGGTGACCCTGCGGGCGATTTTTCCCAATCCGGACAAAACGCTGCTGCCCGGCATGTTCGTCAAGGCGGTGGTACAGGAAGGCGTCGACGAACAGGCCATCCTCGTTCCGCAACAGGGCGTGTCGCGCGATCACCGGGGCGATCCCTACGCCTTGATCGTGGATGACGAAAGCAAGGTTCAGCTGCGCCGTCTGGTCCTCGACCGGGCCATCGACGGCGACTGGCTGGTTGTCTCCGGGCTGGTCCCCGGCGACCGTGTGATCGTCGAGGGTTTACAACGGCTGCAGCCGGGCACGGAGGTCAAGGCCACCCCGTTCAATCCGGCGCAGGGACAGGCTGCTACACCCGCTCCTGACGCGCAACCCCGGAAACAAGGCGCTGGTGCAGAATAA
- a CDS encoding SufB/SufD family protein, with amino-acid sequence MSKVDLKNFKFDGLKQEAISDLNALSDADKDQLLMAGVVSDLSTRSASYLQMDQSAVHCQSRNDGVEIMDIKDALKKYDGLKEYFWTLVDKDKDEFTRSAHDNLHGGYFIRVKAGAKIKEPIQSCLMLKSENVGQNVHNIVIIEEGAEAHIITGCSVAHGTKSGAHLGISEFFVKKNASLTFTMVHNWSEAVAVRPRSAGVVEEGGKFLNNYVLLKPVKDLQMYPAITLNGKDSVARFNSVVVATEGSLLDMGNRVVMNAPDTRCEIIARTIAAGGTIINRGHIAANNVPSKGHLECQGLILGGGRIWAIPELDGTVEGVELSHEASVGKIAQEEIEYLMARGMDENEATSTIVRGFLNTDIMGLPDRLQKEIDKQIEELQASNAM; translated from the coding sequence ATGAGCAAAGTCGATCTGAAGAATTTCAAGTTTGACGGCCTCAAACAGGAGGCCATCAGCGATCTCAACGCCCTGTCCGACGCGGACAAGGATCAGCTCCTCATGGCGGGCGTGGTTTCGGACCTGTCCACCCGTTCCGCCTCCTACCTGCAGATGGACCAGTCCGCGGTGCACTGTCAGTCCAGGAACGACGGCGTGGAGATCATGGACATCAAGGACGCCCTGAAGAAGTACGACGGCCTCAAGGAGTACTTCTGGACCCTGGTGGACAAGGACAAGGACGAGTTCACCCGGTCCGCGCACGACAACCTGCACGGCGGCTACTTCATCCGCGTCAAGGCCGGGGCCAAGATCAAGGAGCCCATCCAGTCCTGTCTGATGCTCAAGTCCGAGAACGTGGGCCAGAACGTCCACAACATCGTGATCATCGAGGAGGGCGCCGAGGCGCACATCATCACCGGCTGTTCCGTGGCCCACGGCACCAAATCCGGCGCGCACCTGGGCATCTCCGAGTTTTTCGTCAAGAAGAACGCGTCGCTGACCTTCACCATGGTCCACAACTGGTCCGAGGCCGTGGCCGTGCGGCCGCGTTCGGCGGGCGTGGTCGAGGAGGGCGGCAAGTTCCTGAACAATTACGTCCTGCTCAAGCCGGTCAAGGACCTGCAGATGTATCCCGCCATCACCTTGAACGGCAAGGATTCCGTGGCCCGCTTCAACTCCGTGGTGGTGGCCACCGAAGGTTCCCTTCTGGACATGGGCAACCGCGTGGTCATGAACGCTCCGGACACCCGGTGCGAGATCATCGCCCGGACCATCGCCGCGGGCGGGACCATCATCAACCGGGGCCACATCGCCGCCAACAACGTGCCGAGCAAGGGCCACCTGGAATGTCAGGGGCTGATCCTCGGCGGCGGACGCATCTGGGCCATCCCCGAGCTGGACGGCACGGTCGAGGGCGTGGAGCTCTCCCACGAGGCCTCGGTGGGCAAGATCGCCCAGGAGGAGATCGAGTATCTCATGGCCCGTGGCATGGACGAGAACGAAGCCACCTCGACCATCGTACGCGGTTTCCTGAACACCGACATCATGGGGCTGCCCGATCGCCTGCAGAAGGAAATCGACAAGCAGATCGAGGAGTTGCAGGCTTCCAACGCCATGTAG
- a CDS encoding ABC transporter ATP-binding protein — translation MLTIEDLHVNIGDKEVLQGIDLQINDGETFILFGPNGSGKTSLLMTLMGFSGYEVTKGKIIFKGEDITNAPMYERARLGMGMSFQRPPTIHGLRTRHLVQMCSRKGHVNTDLLAETVNMGDFLDRDINAGFSGGEIKRSELLQLMAQQPDLVLFDEPESGVDMENMQLVGKVARDVLDGKFSVAPDLSLKERKERVKTAGLIITHTGYILDYVNADRGQVLYQGHLCCEGRPRDILDHIREHGYQECVRCMN, via the coding sequence ATGCTGACCATTGAAGACTTGCATGTCAATATCGGCGACAAAGAGGTCCTGCAAGGGATCGATTTACAGATAAACGACGGGGAGACCTTCATCCTGTTCGGCCCCAACGGGTCGGGCAAGACATCCCTGCTCATGACCCTGATGGGCTTCTCCGGCTACGAGGTGACCAAGGGCAAGATCATATTCAAGGGCGAGGACATCACCAACGCCCCCATGTATGAGCGCGCCCGCCTGGGCATGGGTATGTCCTTCCAGCGGCCGCCGACCATCCACGGCCTGCGTACCCGCCATCTGGTGCAGATGTGTTCGCGCAAGGGCCACGTCAACACCGACCTGCTGGCCGAGACCGTGAACATGGGCGACTTCCTCGACCGTGACATCAACGCGGGCTTTTCCGGCGGCGAGATCAAACGCTCCGAACTGCTCCAGCTCATGGCTCAGCAGCCCGATCTGGTGCTCTTTGACGAGCCCGAGTCCGGCGTGGACATGGAGAACATGCAGTTGGTGGGTAAGGTGGCCAGGGACGTGCTGGACGGCAAGTTCAGCGTGGCCCCGGACCTGAGCCTCAAGGAGCGCAAGGAGCGGGTCAAGACCGCCGGTCTGATCATCACCCATACCGGGTACATCCTCGACTACGTGAACGCCGACCGGGGCCAGGTCCTGTACCAGGGGCATCTGTGCTGCGAAGGCCGCCCCAGAGACATTCTGGACCACATCCGGGAGCACGGCTACCAAGAATGTGTCCGTTGCATGAACTAG
- a CDS encoding glycosyltransferase family 2 protein — MKLIIQIPCYNEEHTLPATLADIPREIEGIDEVEILIIDDGSTDETIRVAQENGVDHIVVNRKNLGLARTFRKGLEACLKLGADIIVNTDGDNQYAGWDIPKLIQPILAGEAELVVGNRQTEKVEHFSRGKKILQWFGSGIVSRLAGVDIPDAVSGFRAITREAALKINIVSNFSYTTEMIIQAGKKHMAVASVPVETNPKTRESRLFKSIPLFIQKQVSTMVRMYAMYQPLRVCFYVGSVFFIIGFIPIVRFLILYMMGEGAGHIQSLVIGGALLILGFVAYLFGIVADVVNFNRHLIELTLEKVRRLELIEDEKSKNGKSEP; from the coding sequence TTGAAGTTAATTATCCAGATTCCATGCTACAACGAAGAGCATACGCTTCCGGCGACGCTTGCGGATATTCCGAGGGAAATCGAGGGGATAGACGAGGTCGAAATCCTGATCATCGATGACGGCTCAACGGACGAAACCATACGCGTCGCCCAAGAGAACGGCGTGGACCATATAGTCGTGAACCGCAAGAACCTGGGGCTGGCCAGGACGTTCCGCAAGGGGTTGGAGGCCTGTCTCAAGCTGGGCGCGGACATCATAGTCAATACGGACGGCGACAACCAATACGCCGGATGGGACATACCGAAGCTGATCCAGCCCATTCTGGCGGGCGAGGCCGAGTTGGTGGTTGGCAACCGGCAGACCGAAAAGGTGGAACACTTTTCCCGGGGGAAAAAAATCCTCCAGTGGTTCGGCAGCGGCATCGTCAGCAGGCTGGCGGGCGTGGACATCCCTGACGCCGTCAGCGGGTTCCGGGCCATCACACGGGAGGCCGCCCTCAAGATCAACATCGTGTCCAACTTCAGCTACACAACCGAAATGATCATCCAGGCGGGCAAGAAGCACATGGCCGTGGCTTCCGTGCCCGTGGAGACCAATCCCAAAACCCGGGAATCGAGATTATTCAAAAGCATCCCCCTGTTCATCCAAAAGCAGGTCTCCACCATGGTGCGGATGTACGCCATGTACCAGCCGCTCAGGGTATGCTTCTATGTGGGGTCCGTCTTCTTCATCATAGGGTTTATCCCGATAGTCCGTTTCCTGATCCTGTATATGATGGGTGAAGGTGCCGGCCATATCCAGTCGCTGGTCATCGGAGGCGCCCTTCTCATTCTTGGATTCGTCGCCTATTTATTTGGTATCGTTGCCGATGTCGTAAACTTCAACCGACATTTGATAGAACTGACCCTGGAAAAAGTCCGTCGGCTGGAACTCATCGAAGACGAGAAGTCAAAGAACGGCAAGTCCGAGCCATAG
- a CDS encoding TetR/AcrR family transcriptional regulator → MTKKDRILLAAQELFARCGYAGTTMKMVAEQAGVASGLVFHYYESKENLFMVAGAELINDMVTELRKVTDETSSGCEALGTFVRAYLDFTIEHEKTFPTIIRCSPFSDDNPDLDREKIAAKFLDLIHIIEDILRRGIEDGSMRDLPVPQTAFMVYGVIVGAVRTRFLTPYDIPGLFAEAREFVLHSVCA, encoded by the coding sequence ATGACGAAAAAGGATAGGATTCTGCTGGCGGCCCAGGAACTGTTCGCCCGCTGCGGCTACGCGGGCACGACCATGAAGATGGTCGCCGAGCAGGCCGGCGTGGCCTCGGGCCTGGTCTTCCACTACTACGAGTCCAAGGAGAACCTGTTCATGGTGGCCGGTGCCGAGTTGATCAACGACATGGTCACCGAACTGCGCAAGGTTACCGACGAGACGAGTTCCGGTTGCGAGGCCCTGGGCACCTTTGTCAGGGCCTATCTGGACTTCACCATCGAGCACGAGAAGACCTTTCCCACGATCATCCGCTGTTCGCCGTTCAGCGACGACAATCCTGACCTGGACCGCGAGAAGATCGCGGCCAAGTTCCTGGACCTCATCCACATCATCGAGGACATCCTGCGGCGCGGGATCGAGGACGGCTCCATGCGGGACCTGCCGGTCCCTCAGACCGCCTTCATGGTCTACGGCGTCATCGTCGGCGCGGTCCGCACCCGGTTCCTGACCCCTTACGACATCCCCGGCCTGTTTGCCGAGGCCAGGGAATTCGTCCTGCACAGCGTCTGCGCCTAG
- a CDS encoding Smr/MutS family protein: MMGKKRMNDLGDLKQIKFKKEKEDIYSLPYQKNEPPKEKVNPESDPKAEEIFMAAMHGVQRMDGKSGRKVAPAVASAPAQPLEDETGNDLDRFMRGDIEFELEYTDEFMYGYVRGLDIKIFQRLKAGSLSVAAHLDLHGMTSDQARDSLLFFIRESYLQGHRCVLVVTGRGRNSPGGQPILRTEAESWLTKEPLRRVVLAFCTAQPKHGGAGALYVLLRKQKKTEGKVRWDKMMNWEE, encoded by the coding sequence ATGATGGGCAAGAAACGCATGAACGACCTTGGCGATCTCAAGCAGATCAAATTCAAGAAGGAAAAAGAGGACATCTATTCGCTTCCGTACCAGAAAAATGAGCCTCCAAAAGAAAAAGTCAACCCCGAGAGCGACCCCAAGGCCGAGGAAATCTTCATGGCGGCCATGCACGGCGTACAGCGCATGGACGGCAAGAGCGGCCGCAAGGTCGCCCCTGCCGTCGCTTCCGCACCGGCCCAGCCCCTCGAGGACGAGACCGGCAACGACCTGGATCGTTTCATGCGCGGGGACATCGAGTTCGAACTCGAATACACCGACGAGTTCATGTACGGCTACGTGCGCGGCCTGGACATCAAGATATTCCAGCGGCTCAAGGCCGGTTCCCTGAGCGTGGCCGCCCACCTGGACCTGCACGGCATGACCTCGGACCAGGCGCGGGACTCCCTGCTTTTCTTCATCCGCGAGTCTTATCTCCAGGGCCACCGCTGCGTGCTGGTGGTCACCGGCCGGGGCCGAAACTCCCCCGGCGGCCAGCCCATCCTGCGCACCGAGGCCGAGAGCTGGCTGACCAAGGAGCCGCTGCGGCGCGTGGTCCTGGCCTTCTGCACGGCCCAGCCCAAGCACGGCGGGGCCGGAGCCCTCTATGTGCTGCTGCGCAAGCAGAAGAAGACCGAAGGCAAGGTCCGCTGGGACAAGATGATGAACTGGGAGGAATAA
- a CDS encoding chemotaxis protein CheW: MADEALKDINQFLTFTLGKEIFALDIGTVREVLELTSITKIPRTPKFMRGVINLRGHAVPVVDMRLKLGMSKGEDTVDTCIIIVEIEYEGEFTIMGALVDSVREVFEMTPDTIEPAPKMGAAINAEYIKGMGRQNEQFIIIIDINKIFSAEELAIAKDMASLGGGDRVPAPEEAAAPAQA, from the coding sequence ATGGCTGATGAAGCTCTGAAAGACATCAATCAGTTTTTGACCTTCACGTTGGGCAAGGAAATATTCGCCCTGGATATCGGAACGGTCCGTGAGGTCCTGGAGCTGACTTCCATCACCAAGATCCCGAGGACGCCCAAGTTCATGCGCGGCGTCATCAACCTGCGCGGCCACGCCGTGCCCGTGGTGGACATGCGCCTCAAGCTGGGCATGTCCAAGGGTGAGGACACGGTGGACACCTGCATCATCATCGTGGAGATCGAGTACGAGGGCGAGTTCACGATCATGGGCGCGCTGGTCGATTCCGTGCGCGAGGTCTTCGAGATGACCCCGGACACCATCGAGCCCGCGCCCAAGATGGGCGCGGCCATCAACGCCGAGTACATCAAGGGCATGGGCCGTCAGAACGAGCAGTTCATCATCATCATCGACATCAACAAGATTTTCTCCGCCGAGGAACTGGCCATCGCCAAGGATATGGCCAGCCTGGGAGGAGGCGATCGCGTCCCGGCCCCGGAAGAGGCCGCCGCACCGGCGCAGGCCTAG
- a CDS encoding glycosyltransferase family 4 protein, producing MKTDGKTDETKRILVLTSTFPRFEADHTPPFVYELSKRLATSFDVLVLAPYGVGARKDEQCDGMTIHRFNYWPFPERVTDGAMLPALKRNRLLWLQLPFFLLFQLAATIRMIRRFNPHYIHAHWVVPQGAAAVLARFLTRSRCKIVNTSHGADLNGLRSLDGLKRFFLNRCDYATAVSKELRQLISDIGVRPSLECPVIPMGADSANFTSSADNGELKKQLGLEGEVLLFVGRLSEKKGIEYLIKAMPDILGAHPKARLLIIGSGELEKGLKELARRTEGAEGSILFLGPKPNRELPQYLAVADMFVGPSIVARDGDCEGAPVVLVESMLSGCLTLASDLPTIDATIEDKVTGYRFKSKDPQAISDCVLHALNNPQEAEAIRKRGQQYARDNFSWDVCGERYKQIFFSLQ from the coding sequence ATGAAAACCGACGGCAAGACGGATGAAACCAAACGCATTCTGGTTCTGACATCGACATTCCCCCGTTTCGAGGCGGACCACACCCCGCCATTCGTCTACGAACTCTCCAAAAGGCTGGCGACGTCGTTCGACGTGCTGGTCCTCGCTCCCTACGGCGTGGGAGCGCGAAAGGATGAGCAGTGTGATGGAATGACCATTCACCGTTTCAATTACTGGCCTTTTCCCGAAAGAGTGACGGACGGCGCCATGCTTCCCGCGCTGAAAAGAAACAGGCTCCTCTGGCTGCAACTGCCGTTCTTTCTCCTCTTTCAATTGGCGGCCACCATTAGGATGATCCGGCGGTTTAATCCCCACTATATCCATGCCCACTGGGTGGTCCCGCAAGGGGCCGCAGCCGTGCTGGCCCGCTTCCTGACCCGCAGCCGCTGCAAGATCGTCAACACGTCCCACGGCGCGGATTTGAACGGCCTGCGGAGCCTGGACGGGCTGAAACGGTTCTTTTTGAACCGTTGCGATTACGCCACTGCCGTCTCAAAGGAACTTCGACAATTGATTTCGGACATCGGGGTCAGGCCCAGCCTGGAGTGCCCCGTGATCCCCATGGGGGCCGATTCCGCGAATTTCACTTCCTCTGCCGACAACGGCGAGTTGAAAAAGCAGCTTGGGCTCGAAGGCGAGGTCCTGCTCTTTGTCGGCCGCCTGTCGGAAAAAAAGGGCATCGAGTACCTTATCAAGGCGATGCCGGACATATTGGGCGCGCACCCCAAAGCCCGGCTGCTGATCATCGGATCCGGCGAACTGGAAAAGGGCCTGAAGGAACTCGCCCGGCGAACCGAGGGCGCGGAAGGGAGCATCCTCTTCCTGGGGCCCAAGCCGAACCGCGAACTCCCTCAATATCTCGCCGTCGCCGACATGTTTGTCGGCCCTTCCATCGTCGCCAGGGACGGGGATTGCGAAGGGGCGCCGGTCGTCCTGGTGGAATCCATGCTGAGCGGCTGCCTGACGCTCGCGAGCGATCTGCCGACAATCGATGCGACCATCGAGGACAAGGTGACCGGCTACCGGTTCAAATCAAAAGACCCGCAGGCTATCAGCGACTGCGTCCTGCACGCCCTGAACAACCCCCAAGAGGCCGAAGCGATCAGGAAACGCGGACAGCAGTACGCCCGCGACAATTTCTCCTGGGATGTCTGCGGAGAACGGTACAAACAGATTTTCTTTTCGCTGCAATAA